From Paenibacillus graminis:
TAACCGCTTGAGTACCCGAAAGTTTTAACGATATCGCACATATACATAAAAAGCATCTTAAAAACCCGGAAAAGAACCTCAGTACCGCCGCTAGCATCTACATTGTGGAAATTCAAAAATAACCGGCCTGTTACCGGTTCTACCTATTTATATCGGCTGGAAAAGCCATTCATTAAGTCTATAATTCCTGGCCTGCGCCCAGTCCGCGCAAATCCGCCCAACTGAAGGAGATCTTTCATGAAAAACATCCATGCCGCCCTCATTGCCCTGATCGGCCTGATTCTGGCCGGCTCCCTAGTAGCCGGAGGACTTCATTTATATGGCAGTCAGCAGACAATCCCCTCAAAAACCCTTGTCGCCGGCTGGGACGTCGGGGGCATGGAGATAGGCGAAGTACGTGCGGAACTGGCCACCAGACTGCAAGCGCTCGGAGCGGTCCCTTTGGTGCTGAAAGCAGATCCTGACGCCGGGCTCACTGTTACGCTGAGGCAGGCAGGTATGACATATGAGGCAGAGAAATTTCTGCAGGGACTGAATACACTCACTGAAGACGGGCTGCTGGAACGGGTGCGCGCACGCTGGAGCTTCCCCCGCAGCTGGGAGTTCGGGGCACATCTGGATCTTGCACAGCTCCAGAAAAGTCTTAGTCCAGACTGGGAAAAAGAAACCTTTGGCGTCCCCGTAGACGCCGTAAGGCGGATCACCGCAGATGACCGTGTAGTGTATACGCCTGAGAAAACCTCCTATGAGGTAGACTGGCGTGCATTGGAGCTTACCCTGCAGGCGGCGGTCCCCCTGTCACTCCGCAATGCCGACAGCCTTAAGGACAAACGGATCATCCTTGAAGTTCCGCTCAGCATCCGGCAGCCGGAGGTCACGCTGAAAACCCTGAAGGAACAAGGCATTGAACGGAAAATCTCCCAATTCAGCACCTCCCTCGGGGCAAGCGGCCCCGGACGCACCTTCAATGTCCAGGCTGCCGCCGAGGCCGTCAACGGCACCCTTCTGCCTCCGGGTGCAGTCTTCGATTACGGCAAAGCTATTCAAAAGGCCCAGGCTGACACCGGCTTCCGGGAAGCACCGGTTATTGTCAACGGCAGGCTGCAGCCTGGGGTGGGCGGAGGAATCTGCCAGGTATCCAGCACGCTGTACAACGCTGCCCTGCGTTCAGGCCTCGAAATCGTGGAGCGGCGCAACCATTCCCTACCGGTTAACTATCTGCCGAAGGGACAGGATGCCACCTTCTCGGAAGGCAACATCAACTTCCGCTTCCGCAACAACACCGGCAAATCTCTGATTATCCATGCCGCCGTCCAGGGCCGCACCTTAACCGTGAAGCTGTTCGGCACGTTCCCGAAGAACGTGACCTTCCAGGTCCAGTCCCGGACGGTGGAGCTGCTTGCACCCGCCGACAAGTATGTGAGCGACCCTTCACTCCCGCGCGGAGGTACACGGGTTATCCAGAACGGAAAAACCGGCTATATCGTTGAAACCTACATCACCCGGCTCGTTGACGGCAAAGCCGTTGAGAAGAAGCTGCTCTCCCGGGACACCTATTACGCGCAAAAACGCATCATCGCCATCAACCGGGGCGGTATGGGCAAGTCCATCCAGCCTGATTCCCGCAGGCAGCCTCTGGTAGAGGACGGAGTGCGGGGTTGATTTAACTATTGCGCATGGCGGCTTCCCTTCAGCACGCTCCACTCCTGCAGGCATCAAAAAGACGGTCAGGACATCCAAGTCCTGCCGTCTTTTTGACATGAATATTAACGGGAGCGTCAGCTTCCCGCCCCTGGTTTACATTGCGCTTACTTCGGCATAAGCCCTTTACGATGGAGCAGTATCCTTGAGGCACAACGGCAACAGAAAGGATGAACTGCATTGAGCACAATTGTATCAAATCAATTATCCGCCTGGCTCCGCATCATTCCACCCTTCCCCGCTGCGTCCCCCTGCGCATTCCTCGCCGGCTTCTTTTGGATTCCCACTCAGTTTGCTCCGCCCCAACTCCTGCTCTTCCGCCTACCATCCCTCTGCCAGCCTCAGCCCGCTGTTAGAACAGCGTATCCGGAGACATATCAATTCTCCAATATCCGCTCACTTTCTTCAGCTTCACCACTACGCTTTGGTTCGTCCCCTGGTCCGGTACACTTAACTCAAATACAGCAGTGGCCGCAGTCTTCGAGACCATACGCGCTGTTGCCTTATCATACTGCATTGAGTTGCCTATATCGGTATTCACTTGTGCCATTCTACCGTTCTGCTCCAAAAACTGTGTCTGTACATAAAACGCAGCGGCATTGTGCGTGTAGGCGCGTTTGACGTAACTCATCAGCTGCTGCTTGCTCCCAATATCACTGGAGAGATAACGGTATTCCGTTCCTTTATATTGAAACGTTTCTGGTTGGTACGTTACGCCTCCACGACTGGTATATGTATACAGCTTCTTGGCGTGAACCAGGAGCGGGATCACACTCTTCACCGTCAGATTGTTAATCGTTGCCGGACCTTCCTTGCCCGGCGCGGATACCGCCACCGACTTTACACCTTCAATCCCGAAAGATGGCGAAGCCGCGAACGCTCCGCTCCCCGCTGATACCAGACCCAGTGAAAGAGCGAGGGAGCTGAGCAGCACTTTTTTATTCATTATCAATTCCTCCTTATAATTGTGCGATAAGTACTCTATAACTTACTGCAGCTTGTAAGCTAAAATACCCAATTCACTATAGGGTCAAAACAGGATTGCGGCAGGATAAGAATAAAAAGCTCCGCTTCCCCACAAAACATGGAGAGAACACGAAGTTTACCGCTTCCAAGGAGTTGGATAACTTACTTATCATTCTAAAGATTTTTACAATTTATATCTGTTTTATCCTGTGCTATGATTTGGGCTGAAGGGAAAGGAGATAAAAATATGGCTTTGATTGAGTGCAGATTTTATTCGGATGTCCTGGGACTAAGCACCTCCATGACGGTGATTTTGCCGCAACAGACTACTACGCAAATTGGCATGAACAATGTTACT
This genomic window contains:
- a CDS encoding VanW family protein, which gives rise to MKNIHAALIALIGLILAGSLVAGGLHLYGSQQTIPSKTLVAGWDVGGMEIGEVRAELATRLQALGAVPLVLKADPDAGLTVTLRQAGMTYEAEKFLQGLNTLTEDGLLERVRARWSFPRSWEFGAHLDLAQLQKSLSPDWEKETFGVPVDAVRRITADDRVVYTPEKTSYEVDWRALELTLQAAVPLSLRNADSLKDKRIILEVPLSIRQPEVTLKTLKEQGIERKISQFSTSLGASGPGRTFNVQAAAEAVNGTLLPPGAVFDYGKAIQKAQADTGFREAPVIVNGRLQPGVGGGICQVSSTLYNAALRSGLEIVERRNHSLPVNYLPKGQDATFSEGNINFRFRNNTGKSLIIHAAVQGRTLTVKLFGTFPKNVTFQVQSRTVELLAPADKYVSDPSLPRGGTRVIQNGKTGYIVETYITRLVDGKAVEKKLLSRDTYYAQKRIIAINRGGMGKSIQPDSRRQPLVEDGVRG
- a CDS encoding DL-endopeptidase inhibitor IseA family protein, which translates into the protein MNKKVLLSSLALSLGLVSAGSGAFAASPSFGIEGVKSVAVSAPGKEGPATINNLTVKSVIPLLVHAKKLYTYTSRGGVTYQPETFQYKGTEYRYLSSDIGSKQQLMSYVKRAYTHNAAAFYVQTQFLEQNGRMAQVNTDIGNSMQYDKATARMVSKTAATAVFELSVPDQGTNQSVVVKLKKVSGYWRIDMSPDTLF